TAGActtggaaaatgtaaaatattgtgCTTGCCATCGCATTGGGTAAGTCATCATTATTATCTCTTGCGTGAATCTTAATCTTAGGGCGATTGTAATGTATACAGTGCACGTAAATATTTCCAATTCTTAAAATTTGCATCATATGTATTGTTTTCGTATTTTAATACTTTGCGTGGTGTGCCGTAAatattttgtcaaaatttttgaGTTGCTGCCCTCCAAGTGCTCCCACAGAGAATGTTAGGTGACAGTTTAAGACACGACTGGCTCCTCTGGCCCCCTGCCCTCCAGCTGCTCAACTTTCCctcgccgcagcagcaggagcaggctCCTGGACCTTTGGTTCGGTACGAGTATCCTTCGATACCCCAACTACGTAGATTGAGGCCACCGCGTTCGGTCGTGGAAGGATCTGGCGAAGGCTCCGGTGGACAGGAGAACGGAGGTGGCGCCTCGGCGAGAGTGATCTTTGTGCGGAGGTGCTACATGATGGCCGGCTTGTTCGCGATCAACACTGCGATCCCCGCCATAATCCTGTCCACGGTCATTCCTCCGCACACGGATCTCATAATGGCAGGCTTCATTTGCGCCATGGTTTCCCTCATGGTTCTCTTTGTCTTCTGTCTGTCGGGCAAGTTGCGGAAGTTCTATTGGTTCAGTTTCATCCTGGCCGGGCTGTTTGTGAGTCTGGCAGGATTGGGCGTGAATCTGCTGCTTCTGGAGCGGAATATTGTCCGCGTCTGTTTAGCTCTCCTGGTGGCGTCTGCCATGACTGCGATCTGCTATTGCGCTGGCGCATGGCTACCCAAGATCATCCTGCCCGGAGAGAAGACTATGTTTCTGCTGCTCGTCATCTTCGTGATGGCCTCCATCTTTGTGATGACCGTGTTTATTTTCACGGACAATTGGATCTACCAGTTGGTGTACTTCTCGTTATTGGCCACTTTGCTCATACCCGCATCCGTTTATCACGCTCAGGTGGTTCATTCCAGGCGATTCCAGCTGCCCGAATACGAATTTGTGATTTGCGCCGTCAACGTGTATCTGCACTTTCTGTTGTTCTTCGCGGCCTTCTACTTCGTCATCTGGGCGCCCAAGTGGTGAGAATCTCAGGGATTTGGAGTCCTTACTACTGGAGTTCCTTGATCGAAATGATGGCCATGTAGTGCGTCTAAGAAGCTAGCTGAATCTACTGCCTTTGGCTAAATAAAGGATCATTCTTGTAGCCATAATGTTAATATATATCTCAGCAAGAGTATCAGTACAATTTTGTATACAGcagatatttaaaaataatactttgttaaataaaaagaaaaggaacGCTTAGATGAGAAAGATACCAACATGTAAATGGAAGATGTGGCAGGTGAGCAGCTTTGCCGGGAGGTAAGTGTCAGGGTGCAGACCAGTCGTAGTCTCAACACTCATCCCATAGGGATTTCACCGGGATGGACAACATCTACCACCAGGACAGCGTGCGGCCGACGATCATGCAACTGGACCCGGTGACGCAGTTCATCCGCAGCATCTACAACATCGGACTGATCTTCATCGGAGTCACGGTGGGCGCGTGGCTGCTGCTCGTGCTGACCAATACCCATCTGCACACGCACCTTCCGTTTCCCAGCTACGTCCTGGCCAGCATTGTCTTTGTGGTGATAGTATGCATGCACTGCATCCCAAGGCTATCCCACTACTGGATCTCCAAGTGGTTTCTGGCtgctgtggtggtggtgtgtaCCACCTTGTTCGGCACCTATCTCCTCGACGACTTGACCAAGTTCGTCATCCTGGGCGTGATGATCGGCGTGGCCCTGATCATCCTGTTTCTCAACTTCGCGGGCGCCATGTGTCCGCAGGAGTTCCTGCCCGGTGGCGTCTGTTCCACGCTGCTGATGATGGCCCTGCTGTTGTGCTTGTTCATCGTGGGAATCGTCCAGATCTGCACCGGAAATGTGTTCGTACTCGATGCCTTCGCTAGCATTTTGTTCGTGATGGTGATCATAGCGATACCCATCCAGGCGCAGTTCAACCACGTCCGCCTGGACACCGTGGAGGTGGTTCCCAAGGAGCACCTCATGGTCTGCGCCCTGACCTTGTACCTGCACTCCatgatcttcttcttctgcgtGTGCTACTTCATCCTGGTCGAGGAGCGGAAGGAGGCCATCAGGCGAACAACGGAAGGCCCGAAAATCTCACTTGAAAATGACTTCGATTGAGCGAAATCGCTGTCATCATGCGATCGAAACTGTGTCACCATGGAGCTGTGGACCAAAGGATACTGTCATCCAGTCTAATCACATGGCGGCATGTATAGCCTTGGGGGtacagaaaatacaaatactgaCTCATTGTAAGGCAAAAAGTCTGTTAACTCAATATAAGAAAAGATATTCATTTACTTCACTAAGCAAAGTTTTCAAACGCTGTAAATTTGTATCCCAGCttattttgtcaaaattgCAGTATATTGATTCGAAGTCCTTGATCTACACATGAATAATCCCAATTGGCGCTGGAGTCGTCATGAAAGGAGGGGAAGAGATGGTGGCGAACCAGGTCCTGCGGAGGGACCGGAGGTCTTGGTCATCAACGAGCGCGAGTTGCGGGCCTTCATTTTCCGGGTGTACTTATCCTCCGTAGTGCTGGGTTTGCTCTCCTCCGTTCCGTGGATCATACTATCCGCACTCAACGTGAAAGTCTACGAGGACATTCCTGTGCCGCCGTACGTGTGGCTCATATTGTCCTTCCTCATCCTCACGGTGCTCAGCTGCTTCCGGCAGACCCCGGCATTGACCCTGCTCTGTTGGGCCTTGGTGCTGGGATCCCTGTTCTTCATCACCCTGTTCGGATCGTATTA
This genomic stretch from Drosophila teissieri strain GT53w chromosome 2L, Prin_Dtei_1.1, whole genome shotgun sequence harbors:
- the LOC122618842 gene encoding uncharacterized protein LOC122618842 produces the protein MLGDSLRHDWLLWPPALQLLNFPSPQQQEQAPGPLVRYEYPSIPQLRRLRPPRSVVEGSGEGSGGQENGGGASARVIFVRRCYMMAGLFAINTAIPAIILSTVIPPHTDLIMAGFICAMVSLMVLFVFCLSGKLRKFYWFSFILAGLFVSLAGLGVNLLLLERNIVRVCLALLVASAMTAICYCAGAWLPKIILPGEKTMFLLLVIFVMASIFVMTVFIFTDNWIYQLVYFSLLATLLIPASVYHAQVVHSRRFQLPEYEFVICAVNVYLHFLLFFAAFYFVIWAPKW
- the LOC122618852 gene encoding uncharacterized protein LOC122618852; protein product: MDNIYHQDSVRPTIMQLDPVTQFIRSIYNIGLIFIGVTVGAWLLLVLTNTHLHTHLPFPSYVLASIVFVVIVCMHCIPRLSHYWISKWFLAAVVVVCTTLFGTYLLDDLTKFVILGVMIGVALIILFLNFAGAMCPQEFLPGGVCSTLLMMALLLCLFIVGIVQICTGNVFVLDAFASILFVMVIIAIPIQAQFNHVRLDTVEVVPKEHLMVCALTLYLHSMIFFFCVCYFILVEERKEAIRRTTEGPKISLENDFD